One stretch of Salmo trutta unplaced genomic scaffold, fSalTru1.1, whole genome shotgun sequence DNA includes these proteins:
- the LOC115187828 gene encoding mucin-5AC-like — protein sequence MTATTAAPTSTTTAALTTTTSAAPTSTITNAVPTTTTTEAPTTTTTPTTTSGAPTTTTTAAPTTTTTNAAPTTTTTAAPTTTLDPTTITTEAPTTTTTNAAPTTTATDTPTTTLDTTTTTTAAPTTIMVAPTTTTTVAPSTTVAPTTTTTPPTSTTVAPTTTTTPLTSTTAASAKITTTDAPTTPSVALTTTTTAAPTSTTTTEAPTITTTAAPTTTTTTVAPTSSSVAPMTTTTAAPTSTTTAALTTTTSAAPTSTTTNAVPTTTTTEAPTTTTTAAPTTTSVAPTTTTTAAPTTTSTNAAPTTTLDPTTITTEAPTTTTTNAAPTTTATDTPTTTLDTTTTTTAAPTTTTTNAVPMTTTTAAPTTTTLDPTTTTTEAPTMTTEAPTITTTTSVAPSTTTVAPTTTTTASSTLTTTAAPATITTTEAPTTTTTPTTAITTAAPITRTVAPMINTTSAPTLTTTAAPATITTTAALTTTATAATTITAPPTITFLALMTPTTAAPTMKFVAPTATVAPTTTTSTIPTTTTKALTPITVAPSTSTTKAAMTINSALTKTVIGPTTPTTAASTTTTTTALTTTTIAGPMITAAPTTATAAPTAATAAPTAATLTTAYDNAALIKTAVAPTTTTMAAPSTTTTPAPSTTTTKAATTTTNIAATTTTTAAPTTTTVEATTPPPTLLLTTPFNTTSGGFPGWALAIIIPCGIAIILVPLWILLCCILCGGCAAIRRRWHRHRSYNVQYTRRNGLF from the exons ATGACCgctacaactgcagcacctacttcaACAACCACTGCAGCACTTACAACCACTACATCAGCAGCACCTACTTCGACAATTACAAATGCAGTTCCTACAACAAcgacaactgaagctcctacgacaaccacaactccAACTACAACATCTGGagctcctacgaccactacaacagcagcacctaccacaacaactacaaatgcagctcctacgacaaccacaactgcagctcctactacaactttAGATCCCACGACCATTACAACAGAAGCACCCACTACGACCACTACAAacgcagctcctacgacaactgcAACTGATACTCCAACTACAACTTTAGatactacgaccactacaacagcagcacctacaACGATAATggtagctcctacgacaaccacaactgtagctccaagtacaactgtagctcctaccaCCACAACTACACCGCCTACTTCAACAACCGTAGCACCTACGACCACAACTACACCACTTACTTCGACAACCGCTGCATCTGCTAAAATAACTACAACTGACGCTCCTACAACACCATCTGTAGCTCTtacaaccactacaactgcagcacctacttcaacaactacaactgaagctcctacgataaccacaactgcagcacctactacgacaaccacaactgtagctcctacgtCATCATCTGTAGCTCCTAtgaccactacaactgcagcacctacttcaACAACCACTGCAGCTCTTACAACCACTACATCAGCAGCACCTACTTCGACAACTACAAATGCAGTTCCTACAACAAcgacaactgaagctcctacgacaaccacaactgcagctccaactacaacatctgtagctcctacgaccactacaacagcagcacctactacaacatctacaaatgcagctcctacgacaacttTAGATCCCACGACCATTACAACAGAAGCACCCACTACGACCACTACAAacgcagctcctacgacaaccgcAACTGATACTCCTACTACAACTTTAGatactacgaccactacaacagcagcacctactacaacaactacaaatgcagttcctatgacaaccacaactgcagctcctactacaacaactttAGATCCTACGACCACAACAACAGAAGCACCTACAAtgacaactgaagctcctacgatAACCACAACAACATCTGTAGCTCCTTcgacaacaactgtagctcctacgaccactacaactgcaTCATCTACTTTGACAACCACTGCAGCACCTGCTACAATAACTACAACTGAAgcccctacgacaaccacaacaccTACTACGGCCATCACAACAGCAGCACCTATAACAAGAACTGTAGCTCCTATGATCAATACAACTTCAGCACCTACTTTGACAACCACTGCAGCACCTGCTACAATAACTACAACTGCAGCTCTTACAACAACCGCAACTGCAGCTACAACCATAACTGCACCTCCTACTATAACATTTTTAGCTCTTATGACCCCTACAACAGCTGCACCTACAATGAAATTTGTTGCGCCTACGGCAACTGTTGCGCCTACAACCACTACATCTACCATACCTACAACAACAACTAAAGCTCTTACTCCAATAACTGTAGCTCCTTCAACCAGCACCACAAAAGCTGCTATGACAATCAATTCAGCTCTTACTAAAACAGTCATTGGTCCTACCACCCCTACAACTGCAGCATCTACTACGACAACAACTACAGCTCTTACAACAACCACAATTGCAGGTCCTATGAtaactgcagctcctacaactgcaactgcagctcctacagctgcaactgcagctcctacagcTGCAACTCTTACAACTGCATATGATAATGCTGCACTAATTAAAACAGCTGTAGCTCCTACAACCACTACAATGGCAGCTCCTTCAACAACCACAACTCCAGCTCCTTCGACAACCACAACAAAAGCTGCTACAACAACCACAAATATAGCTGCTACAACCACCACAACAGCAGCACCCACAACGACAACTGTAGAAGCTACCACACCACCTCCTACTCTTTTGCTGACCACTCCTTTCAATACCACAAGTGGAGGTTTTCCTGGCTGGGCTCTGGCCATTATCATCCCTTGTGGCATCGCTATCATTCTGGTACCCCTGTGGATCCTGCTATGT TGCATTTTATGTGGCGGATGTGCAGCTATAAGGAGACGCTGGCACAGACACAGATCTTACAATGTACAGTACACCAGAAGAAACGGTCTCTTCTGA
- the LOC115187829 gene encoding mucin-5AC-like, with product MTITVAPTTTVALTTTTTAAPTSTTTTEAPTITTTAAPATTTTTEAATTTTTSAPTTTTTTTTTTPTTTTTTTKIPTTTTTTVAPTTTPVAPTATTTAAPTSTTTAALTTTTYAVPTTTTTEAPTTTTTAAPTTTSVAPTTTTTAAPTTTTTNAAPTTTTTAAPTTTLDPTTITTEAPTTTTTNAAPTTTATDAPTTTLDTTTTTTAAPTSTTTAAHTTTTTSAPTTTTTNAAPTTTTTAAPTTTSVAPTTTTTAAPTTTTVAPTTTTTVAPSTTVAPTTTTTPPTSTTVAPTTTTTPPTSTTAASAKITTSDAPTTPSVALTTSTTAAPTSTTTTEAPTIATTAAPATTTTTEAATTTTTSAPSTTTTTRTTTTTTVAPTTTSVAPMTTTTAAPTSTTTAALTTTTSAAPTSTTTNAVPTTTTTEAPTTTTTAAPTITSVAPTTTTTAAPTTTTTNAAPTITTTAAPATTTTTSAPTTTTTTPTTTTTTPTTTTTTVAPTTSSVAPMTATTAAPTSTTTAALTTTTSAAPTSTTTNAVPTTTATEAPTTTTTAAPTTTAAPTTTTVAPTTTTTVAPSTTVAPTTTTTPPTSTTVAPTTTTTPPTSTTAASAKITTSDAPTTPSVALTTTTTAAPTSTTTTEAPTIATTAAPATTTTTEAATTTTTSAPSTTTTRRTTTTTTVAPTTTSVAPMTTTTAAPTSTTTAALTTTTSAAPTSTTTNAVPTTTTTEAPTTTTTAAPTITSVAPTTTTTAAPTTTTTNAAPTITTTAAPATTTTTSAPTTTTTTPTTTTTTPTTTTTTVAPTTSSVAPMTATTAAPTSTTTAALTTTTSAAPTSTTTNAVPTTTATEAPTTTTTAAPTTTSVA from the exons atgaCAATAACTGTAGCTCCTACTACAACTGTAGCTCTtacaaccactacaactgcagcacctacttcaacaactacaactgaagctcctacgataaccacaactgcagcacctgctacgacaactacaactgaagctgctacgacaaccacaacttcaGCGCCTACAACGACAACTACAACGACAACTAcaacacctactacgacaactacgACAACCAAAatacctactacgacaaccacaactgtagctcctacgacaacACCTGTAGCTCCTACggccactacaactgcagcacctacttcaACAACCACTGCAGCTCTTACAACCACTACATATGCAGTTCCTACAACAAcgacaactgaagctcctacgacaaccacaactgcagctccaactacaacatctgtagctcctacgaccactacaactgcagcacctactacaacaactacaaatgcagctcctacgacaaccacaactgcagctcctactacaactttAGATCCCACGACCATTACAACAGAAGCACCCACTACGACCACTACAAacgcagctcctacgacaaccgcAACTGATGCTCCTACTACAACTTTAGatactacgaccactacaacagcagcacctacttcaacaaccactgcagctcatacaaccactacaacatcagcaccaactacaacaactacaaatgcagctcctacgacaaccacaactgcagctccaactacaacatctgtagctcctacgaccactacaacagcagcacctacaacgacaactgtagctcctacgacaaccacaactgtagctccaagtacaactgtagctcctaccaCCACAACTACACCACCTACTTCGACAACCGTAGCACCTACGACCACAACTACACCACCTACTTCGACAACCGCTGCATCTGCTAAAATAACTACAAGTGACGCTCCTACAACACCATCTGTAGCTCTTACAACCAGTACAACTGCAGCACCAACTTCAACAactacaactgaagctcctacgatagccacaactgcagcacctgctacgacaactacaactgaagctgctacgacaaccacaacttcaGCGCCTTCTACGACAACTACAACACgtactacgacaaccacaactgtagcACCTACGACAACATCTGTAGCTCCTAtgaccactacaactgcagcacctacttcaACAACCACTGCAGCTCTTACAACCACTACATCAGCAGCACCTACTTCGACAACTACAAATGCAGTTCCTACAACAAcgacaactgaagctcctacgacaaccacaactgcagctccaactATAACATCTGTAGCTCCTACAACCactacaacagcagcacctactacaacaactacaaatgcagctcctacgataaccacaactgcagcacctgctacgacaaccacaacttcaGCGCCAACTACGACAACTAcaacacctactacgacaactacaacacctactacgacaaccacaactgtagctcctacgacaTCATCTGTAGCTCCTATGACCgctacaactgcagcacctacttcaACAACCACTGCAGCTCTTACAACCACTACATCAGCAGCACCTACTTCGACAACTACAAATGCAGTTCCTACAACAACGGcaactgaagctcctacgacaaccacaactgcagctccaactacaaca gcagcacctacaacgacaactgtagctcctacgacaaccacaactgtagctccaagtacaactgtagctcctaccaCCACAACTACACCACCTACTTCGACAACCGTAGCACCTACGACCACAACTACACCACCTACTTCGACAACCGCTGCATCTGCTAAAATAACTACAAGTGACGCTCCTACAACACCATCTGTAGCTCTtacaaccactacaactgcagcaccaacttcaacaactacaactgaagctcctacgatagccacaactgcagcacctgctacgacaactacaactgaagctgctacgacaaccacaacttcaGCGCCTTCTACGACAACTACAAGACgtactaccacaaccacaactGTAGCACCTACGACAACATCTGTAGCTCCTAtgaccactacaactgcagcacctacttcaACAACCACTGCAGCTCTTACAACCACTACATCAGCAGCACCTACTTCGACAACTACAAATGCAGTTCCTACAACAAcgacaactgaagctcctacgacaaccacaactgcagctccaactATAACATCTGTAGCTCCTACAACCactacaacagcagcacctactacaacaactacaaatgcagctcctacgataaccacaactgcagcacctgctacgacaaccacaacttcaGCGCCAACTACGACAACTAcaacacctactacgacaactacaacacctactacgacaaccacaactgtagctcctacgacaTCATCTGTAGCTCCTATGACCgctacaactgcagcacctacttcaACAACCACTGCAGCTCTTACAACCACTACATCAGCAGCACCTACTTCGACAACTACAAATGCAGTTCCTACAACAACGGcaactgaagctcctacgacaaccacaactgcagctccaactacaacatctgtagct